Part of the Nicotiana sylvestris chromosome 5, ASM39365v2, whole genome shotgun sequence genome is shown below.
gagcctaggctctgataccaactgttacgcaacgccttcctgatgatctttggaagggcaacgtaaggctaagcaaccgatgtcagtgcggttgctgtccgccaatgaggtcctcgccgcacgctagactagattgtcagtgccgtgcgggaaaaccaatgtcgtgagcaattgcggaagctgagagagaattgggttttgaatgctgatgatgattttattgatgactgaaaatgatgattacaatgatgcggtgtcgagggggagagacaccagaaaatgctgattgaaatgtttgattgtttggtcccccttaataatgcttaaaaaaaataaaccaacattacaagactagccctaataaagctgtagaagcacactgaaatgaaaatgatgaaaactagcctatgattacaatgaaaaggacttagattattacaaggtaaaactaagtccgatggcagcaactttgtcttgcgggttaggatctgcgcgcgcggcattgtcagggcacgcggcgctgttgtcattggccagcccttgggcgctggcgagaggcatcggtggggcgacagaggcacatgcgcgcttgtcacttggcgcagccaagaccacggggccgaccatggcgctaggcattgtgaggcttgctaggccgccatggggcgcggccaaggggtcatggggcatgtctggaaagcagcccatgacattacaCATGCATGGCTTAATCTTTGAGACAAGCATATGACTACTGGCAGGATCAACCAGGTAGCATTCCTTATTGACGCCGGCATCGCATGAGCATGGCCGACCCAAAGGGCACCGCCAAGTCCAAGACGAGCACGACCGTCATTCGTAAGGAGCATTCTTTGGGCAAATAGGAGCCAATGAAGGCCCCATGCCCATTGCGTTTACCGAATCCGAGAGTCCGAGCATACTAGTCATGGACCAAGCCATCGCAAGGCAAAGCAAGGACGACCTGGGACACAACTACAGCTTTTGGTTCACCCCGCACGTCGAACGCGAGGGGCGAAAGGCAACCGATTGCGCTTGATAATCTACCGTATATTCCCACTCCCCCAActttctctctccaaatcccaCCCCCTCACCCACGAATCAAACCATACCCTAtgatttcctcttctaaaaccagcaaaaatctgtaacccctccaccattgacaaccattaaaaagctttgaagctttgaattcgaatttgagttttcaaaagacattgtttgtttggattggatgttgcaaagaattgagaattctctctacgtatCTCTCTGtttctcaatcccaaatttcagtaatataaagcaaaggaaaatagagcagcaattccaccattgaccgcaattaaaaagctttgaattcgaatttgggttttcaaaaatcattatttgtttggattgggtgttgttgcaaataattgggaatatggtttggagtttgtTAGAAACCAAAGAAGTTCTATATTTCATATCTAGAAGAGAAGATTACAAGGCCTATTTATAATACTAATTCACCTAATCTATTAGTTGCCATACACCTaattacacctactatacaactcatatacatgtgctagctatgatgtagtacatgtgtatacatgtgctacacaacttgtattacacctactatacaactcatatacattgatcatgcccaacttgtTACAGATATATTCAACTCGAGCTCTATTCAAAGCTTTTGTGAAAATGTCTCCCAATTGATCTCCAGTTCTAACATGACCTGTAGAGATGAGcttttgttgaatcttttcacgaACAAAGTGACAATCTATTTCAATGTGCTTAGTCCTTTCGTGAAATACAGGATTAGAGGAGatatgaagagcagcttgattatcacaccaCAACTTTGCTGGCAATGTAGTTTGGAAGCCAACTTCACTTAATAGTTGATGTACCCATACAACCTCACACACAGATTGTGCCATAGCTCTGTATTCTGCTTCCGCACTAGATCGAGATACGACATTTTGTTTCTTACTCTTCCACGAAATCAAGTTTCCACCAACAAAAATGCAATATCCTGTCGTGGATCTCCTATCGGCTTTTGACCCTGCCCAATCTGCATATGTGAAACACTCAATGTTAGTGTGTTCATTATTCTTATATACTAGACCCCGTCTTGGAGATCCCTTTAGATAACAAAGAATCTGCTCCAGAGCCGCCCAATGCCTGACTATTGGGGAAGACATAAACTGACTCACAATGCTGACAGAGTATGCGATATCGGGACGAGTTACTGTAAGATAGTTCAGTttcccaaccaatctcctatatttCTCTGGATCTTCGAATAACTCACCGTCTTCTTTCACGAGTTGTGTGTTAGGAACCATTGGCATGCTGCATGGTTTAGATCCCAACTTTCCAGTTTCAGCTAACAAGTCAAGAGTATATTTCCTTTGGGACAAGAAGATGCCTTTCTTGCTCCGTGTAACTTCAACTCCCAAAAAATACTTTAGTTGCCCTAAATCTTTCGTCTGAAATTGATTGTGAAGGAAAGACTTTAGAGTTGAAATTCCTGTAATATCACTTCCAGTAATAacgatgtcatcaacatatactaccaATAAAAGAATACCATCATTAGACTTTTTATAAAACATCGTATGATCGCAATTGCTTTTCTTCATCCCATATTCTAGAACAGTCTCACTAAATCTACCAAACCAAGCACGGGGACTCTGTTTCAGCCCATAAAGAGATTTTCGAAGACGACATACCTTTCCACACTCccccctgagcaacaaacccaggtggttgctccatatatacTTATTCCTGAATATCTCCATGTAGAAAAGCATTCTTTATATCAAGCTGATGCAGAGGCCAATCATAAGTAGCTGCCATGGAAATGAATAATCGAACAGAAGCTAACTTGGCGACCGGGGAAAAAGTATCCAAATAGTCGACTCCATAGGTCTGTGCATACCCTTttgcaacaaggcgtgccttaaGGCGAGCTACTGTCCCATCGGAGTTAAACTTAACAGCAAATACCCACTTGCACCCAATAGCCTTTTTGTTAGTGGGCAGATCGACCAACTCCCAAGTACCATTCTCATCTAAAGCCATCATCTCTTCTATCATTGCATCATGCCAACCTGGGTGGGACAATGCTTCATAAACAGTTTTAGGTATCCTAGCAGAATCTAATGATGCAATAAACGAGCTAGAAGAAGTAGACAAATGGTCATAAGACACAAAAGAAGAAATAGGATAAGTACATTGTCGTGTACCTTTACGAATGGCAATAGGAAGATCCAAACTAGAATCTGAAACACAGGAGGTTGGATCTACCGACGAAGCAGAAGTAGGTAAAGGATCGGGTTCTGAGGTTTGTTGTTGCCTGGTATACACACGAAGAACAGGTGGCTGCTCGGATGGTCGATCGAGGGAAACGGGTGACTGAGGAAGAGGTGTTGGAGAACTAACTGGATGTGTGACAGTGTAGACCAAAGTATCATCTTCTTCCTCAGGACTGTTATAAACATATGAAGAAAAGAACGGATAATTTTCATGGAATGTGACATCGGCAGACACTAAGTACCTTTTGAGATCTGGAGAATAACACCGATAACCTTTCTGAAGACGTGAGTACCCTAAGAACACACACTTAAGGGCCTTTGGATCTAATTTAGTTACCTGTGGACGAACATCACGAACAAAACAAGTACAACCAAATATTTTGGGTTCAATAGGAAATAATGGCTTAGAGGAAAAAGAATGTTGTAAGGAATATTACCATGAAGTACAGAAGATGGCATacgatttattaaaaaataagCTGTAGAGACGGTATCAGCCCAAAAATATTTTGGCACTTTCATTTGAAAGAGGAGTGCTCGGCCTACTTCAAGAAGATGTCTATTTTTTCGTTCCGCAACCCCATTTTGAGAAGGGGTGTCAACACAAGAAGATTGATGTAGAATACCATTTGTAGCCATATAATCTTTaaacaaatccgaaaaatattcttTTGCATTGTCACTCCTTAAATTACGAACGGAAACAttaaaatgagtttttatttcagcacaaaaagcacaaaaaattgaaaacaactCCGAACGATTTTTCATTAAATATAACCAAGTAACACGAGAATGATCATCCACAAAGGTAACAAAATATCTAAAACCAGTTTTAGAGATAATAGGACATGGACCCCAAACATCGGTGTGAACTAACTCAAAAGGTAAGTCGACCCGTTTATTGACTCTAGAAACTTTAGGAAGGCGATGGTGTTTAGCAAACTGACATGACTCACAATCTAAAGAGGAAATACTCTGAAACTGAGGATATAACTTCTTCAAACTAGACAAGGATGGATGACCCAATCGACAGTGTACATCAAAGGGAGACAACACAGTTGAACAAGAAATGGATTTCGGTACCTGTGattcaagaacatagagaccCCCAGACTCAGAACCTTTACTAATAATCTGCTTTGTCGTAAGATCCTGAAAAAGACAATAATTGGGAAAAAATGAGACACAACAATTTAGAGTACGAGTAAGTTTATTGACAGATATTAGATTGAAAGAAAAATCAGGCAAATTTAAGACGGAACTAAGGGAAAGAGAAGATGTTGGGTTAACAGTGCCAGACCCTAAAACATATGAGGTAAACCCATCGGCTAAAGTAACTGTGGAACATTGGGTATGTGACTGAAAAGTGGAAAAGAGTTTAGAGTTACCTGTCATATGATCTGTGGCACCAGAATCAATGACCCATTTGGATGATGAAGAGAGGAGACACTTAGTGGTTTTACCTGACTCGAGGATAGTATTGATCGGAGGAGATCATGACTAAGATGGTGAAATAGTCTCGGAAGTGGCGATGTTGGCATACTGAGATCTTTTGTTCTTATTCTGAAGCTTCACATAATAACGTATGATATGACCGAGCTCATGACAATAAAAACATTTAACTTCCCATTGCTTTAGGTCTCGACTATCACTACTCCGATTGCGATTACTATGACTCTTATTCTTTTGGACGCGGCTAAGCAGAGCACCACTATCGATCGTGGCTGTCGGACCTGGATGAGACTTTTCAGTATACAACACTCTTGTAAAGGCCTCTTTCAAGGAAGAGATAGCAGTCCCAGATAAAATCTGCGATTTGGCCCCTTCAAATTCGGGAGAAAGACTAGAAAAGAAACTCATGACCGCCAGTTGTTCACGCTGAGCCTGTTGTACCTTCACATCTGGACTAAACGGCAATATAACATTAAGCTCATCATACACCTTCTTAAACTCTGAGAAGTAAGTGGTGAGAGAGCGATCTTGCATGGATGGATGGTAAAATGCCTGGCACACATCATACATGCGAGACAAGTTTCCTTTGCCAGAGTACAAAAAATCTAAATAATCCATTAGATCCTTCACATAATCACAATGAGAAACTAGATCATTTACCTCACTGTGCATCGAATTCTTGATTTGGAGAAACAATTTTGCATCCTCCTTTAACCAGACTGATTTAGTCTCATCCTTGGGTGGATCATCAACCAAGTGGTTCTCTTTGTCGATGCTCCGCAAATAGAGATAGATCGTCTTACTCCAATCCATGTAATTGGAACCCATGAACTTATTCTCCGTAATTTTGGACATAACCGGAATGACATCAATGGTAGGTTTCGTTTCAGTCATCTTGCACCCGAATAATAGCATAATCAAATAGTCAAGAACAGTGCAGTGAAATTTGAACAGTGCAGTGAACAATGAACAGTGATATTTGAACAATACAATGAATAGTGAACAGTGATATTTGAACAGTACAATGAATAGTGAATAGTAATATTTGAACAGTGAACAGTGCAGTGAACAGCGAGCAGTACAGTGAATAGTGCCGGAACAGTGATCTTGGAAAATTTGAGTTGCCAGGAAAAAAAAAATCTGACAGTACCACTTTGGTCGGAATAGTGAGTAGAAAAATCTGTAAAGAAGCGGTCGGGGCAAAAAATGGCCggaaatagtgaaatagaatcaaaACAGCGAAAGACTGTTCTGAacaaaaataattcaaatggggaAAAAAAAATTCCCAACAACAAACTGATAAAAAAACTtcaatgctctgataccatgttagaaACCAAAGAAGTTTTATATTTCATATCTAGAAGAGAAGATTACAAGGCCTATTTATAATACTAATTCACCTAATCTATTAGTTGCCATACACCTaattacacctactatacaactcatatacatgtgctagctatgatgtagtacatgtgtatacatgtgaTAGACAGCTTGTATGTCAAcagagtttatatctcaattttgagaggttttggtgaagattagacttgattttggctgaatttcagattgtaactcgaagaagaagaagacatgacatacattatattgcaggaattgtagtaaaattgtagaaaaattgtattctattgtttatttatttttcttgtattcatttaactattgtatggaagttgaacaatattgtataaaaattatatttaagttgtatgatattgtagttgtatataactgagtagaaataatatacgaaaattgtagataagttgtataatatataattagttgtatgaaatttatttaatatgtataaatcagatacaaaatatacaaaagacatattgtataaagcttgtatttaagttgtatgttattgtagttgtatttaactgggtaaaaataatgtgtgaaagttatagataaattgtataatatataattagttgtatgaaacttgtttttactatgtataaattagatacaaaatatacaaaagacatattgtataaaatttgtatttaagtggtattatgttgtagttatatataactaagtagaaataatatatataaattgtagataagttatagataaattgtataatatacaATTAGTTGTCTAAAATTTGTTTTtattatgtataaatcagatactaaatatacaaaagacatattgtataaaatttgtataaaaattatatatttaagttGCAATTGTTGTTGTATTTAAGACCTTCGTCACCGGCCTTTTGAATGGCTAAAAGTAAAGACCTAAAGAGTTTTGGGTTAAATGCAGAACTTTCCTTTTtagaagaaaaagagcaaaacTGTTCAGCACAGCTTCCCAGAACAACTCTTTAGAAGATACTGTTGTGTATCTGTAACTCCCATTCTCATGTATTTTCTTTACATGATTTTGTCCTTCCAAGTGATATGCACTACTGCTAGCTTCAAGAACTGACATGAACTTGACTCGACTTTCTTCACCAATTTGCGTCAAGGGCTAATTAtcatcattttaaaaatattctACAATAaataaacttttccattcaatatACTGACGATTTGATTTTAATTGTCCATCTTTTTTTGGCGTCAAGCACGAAGAAAACGTAAGAAAAACTCAGAGGAAGTAATTTACATCGAAAattcaaagagaagaaaagatCTTAGATATTAAGGGTataacaaacaaaatcatgagagaagaggggagagaggacaaaaaaaggaaaatggtgtaactaaatctcttaattgaaggcactaataatggacTGAGAGTCTTTTAAGGtgaaatgtatatattttgtaaacaaaacttgtgtaggtaggataatttactaaacatgaacatttaggataataaagtttccaatagtgtatagAATTAAAAACATCTCTTTTTAATTTCACATCCAACCTCGTCCAAAtcagttttttcaaaaaatatttagaaATCTATGTCCAAACATGTATAAGTTTAAGTTTTTCTTCTAAAAAGATTACATCGTTTGGAACTAGTTAGGACAGTCAATATGaacttcctatttttcattttgCTCCATTCTTAGCTTAGTTTTGGATTGATGTCGAGGAATTTTAATCTTTCAAGATAATCTCTTTTCATGTGATTTTGGATACGTTTCATGCGGGGTAAAAATCTCAAATCTTTCAACAATTTATTGTATGTGattatttttaatcctttttaaTAGTGTCGTTTGTTAAGTTTTGGACCATTAACACATCCTAACATATAAACataatcaattaaattattttttgaacGTATTAGTTGATAATTGTCATACACTTTTGGTAAAATTCGGTCCTTTTCTTGTTAAATTCCTATAATGtttaattattttccttttattcccTAATAAGGCTTACTCCCCGTAGTTAACTGTTATTCCTTTTGGAAACAAATCGTAAAAATGTCAAGGAAGCAAAAGTACAGcgacgaagaagaagacgacactTTCTACTACCGCTACTCCTCCGTACCTTTACCGGCGTCGTCGTCCTCCGCCACATCCAAAACCTCTTCCACTTCGCGCGGCAGCGGCAACGGCAGACTAGCTCCATCAAAATCAACAGTGTAAGCGAGTAATCTCGATTATACCCTCACAAACTCCGACCTCCACACAATCTTCTCCACTTTCGGCAAGGTCGCTAAAGTAACCGTCGTTAAAGACCGGGTGACACGTAAGAGCCGCGGAGTAGCATTCATCCTCTTCGTTTCAAGAGAAGACGCAACTAAAGTCGTGAAAGGAATTGACAAAAAGGTCCTTAATGGCCGAACCCTAACGGCGTCAATCGCCTCGGATAACGGCCGTGCAGCGGAGTTTATAAGGAAGAAGATTTATAAGGATAAGAGTaggtgttatgagtgtggagaagAAGGGCATGTATCGTATGAGTGTCATAAGAATGTGTTTGGACCTAGGGAAAGGCCCGAGCCATCAAAGAAAGGGCGGAGAGGTGGTGGTGGGAAGTGGGGTGGTGGGGGTGGGGAGTTGGAGGAGGATGGGGAGGGGGATGATGAAGGGGGAGAGGGTTTTGATGATGAGAATTGGGCTTCAGTAGTGGATAGAGGAGCAGAAGAGAGGTTATTGAAGGGAGATGATAATGAGGAATTTAAGAAGGAGAAAAGGAGGGAGAAAAAGAGGAAGGTTTATTTTAATGATGAAAGTGATGATTGATTAAAGATGGGATCTTTTTGCCCCATAGCTTACCATGCTAAGTAAGTTTGGTATTTAAGTCAAGAAGGGTAGAAGGGAGGGCCCATTATCCCGAGTTTCGAAGGGTGCGGTTGGTACTAAGAGTTGGCCCTAGATGGATTTCTCAGTCTTAAAAAAAGGAGCTTTTAGCTTTATTTAGTT
Proteins encoded:
- the LOC138869623 gene encoding uncharacterized mitochondrial protein AtMg00810-like — translated: MFYKKSNDGILLLVVYVDDIVITGSDITGISTLKSFLHNQFQTKDLGQLKYFLGVEVTRSKKGIFLSQRKYTLDLLAETGKLGSKPCSMPMVPNTQLVKEDGELFEDPEKYRRLVGKLNYLTVTRPDIAYSVSIVSQFMSSPIVRHWAALEQILCYLKGSPRRGLVYKNNEHTNIECFTYADWAGSKADRRSTTGYCIFVGGNLISWKSKKQNVVSRSSAEAEYRAMAQSVCEVVWVHQLLSEVGFQTTLPAKLWCDNQAALHISSNPVFHERTKHIEIDCHFVREKIQQKLISTGHVRTGDQLGDIFTKALNRARVEYICNKLGMINVYELYSRCNTSCVAHVYTCTTS